Sequence from the Terriglobales bacterium genome:
TCCCTTCCTTGCGGCGTTGGATCTCAGGGAAGAGCGCCGGCTGCAGGCTGGTGTGCGCGAAACTTATCATTTTTATATCCGGGGCCTGGCGTCGCTCATTAGCGAGATTGACCGAGCTGTACCGAAAGAACAGTGGCGGAGAGTTTCGAACAGCCCTCGTCCGTCATCCTGAAGAGCTCTCAGAGGAAAGCCATGAAGATTTTTCTGATCGTGCTGGTGATAGTAGCCCTGCTGGTGGCGTGGTTCGGCAGCGTGTACGTCAGCCACCGTAACGAGATGGTCCGCAAGCGCGAAACCGTGAACGCGGCATGGTCGCAGGTCGATGTGGTACTGCAACGGCGAGCTGACCTGATTCCTAACCTGGTAGAAACCGTGAAAGGCTACGCCAGCCAGGAGCAGACCGTATTTGGCGACATCGCCAATGCGCGCTCTGCCTTGCTCGGCGCCCGCAACCCGCAAGAAAAGATCGCTGCCAACGGCCAACTGGATTCCGCCCTGGGCCGCCTGCTAGTACTGGTCGAGAATTATCCCCAGCTCAAATCGAATGAAAACTTCATGCGCCTGCAGGACGAACTGGCGGGAACCGAAAACCGTATTGCCGTCGAGCGCCGC
This genomic interval carries:
- a CDS encoding LemA family protein, with translation MKIFLIVLVIVALLVAWFGSVYVSHRNEMVRKRETVNAAWSQVDVVLQRRADLIPNLVETVKGYASQEQTVFGDIANARSALLGARNPQEKIAANGQLDSALGRLLVLVENYPQLKSNENFMRLQDELAGTENRIAVERRRYNQAVQDYNTYISLFPNNIVASLGGFTRNDAYFKAEEGSRQAPRVSFPGPAQQQQTPAPATR